One stretch of Azotosporobacter soli DNA includes these proteins:
- the rlmN gene encoding 23S rRNA (adenine(2503)-C(2))-methyltransferase RlmN, which translates to MQTNIFGYDVAALKNAFQAIEGCQSYRAEQVARWMYQRNATAFEEMTDLGKELRQRMASVFVIQRAVIINEQHSQRGDTSKYLLAFADGMAVETVVMRHRYGNSVCVSTQVGCAMGCRFCASTLNGVSRSLTTGEILDQVLFADALLKVSGQGVNSIVVMGSGEPMANYQAVVDFIRLCHAPYCLNLSLRSVAVSTVGLVPGIDRLAAEGMPLTLSISLHAADDVTRSRLMPMNDTYPIREVVEAGRRYATATGRRVTYEYTLIDGINDREFDALNLSRLLKGQLCHINLIPVNPVPEQGMTPPDAKHVQRFADWLEAQGLSVTLRREMGGDIKAACGQLRKRHLEGREAEGTGE; encoded by the coding sequence TTGCAAACAAATATATTCGGATATGACGTGGCCGCATTGAAAAACGCATTTCAAGCAATCGAAGGTTGCCAAAGTTATCGGGCCGAACAAGTCGCGCGTTGGATGTATCAGCGTAATGCGACAGCTTTTGAGGAAATGACGGATCTCGGCAAGGAACTGCGGCAACGCATGGCCTCTGTCTTTGTAATCCAACGTGCGGTGATAATCAACGAACAGCATAGCCAGCGTGGCGATACCAGCAAGTATTTGCTCGCTTTTGCCGACGGCATGGCGGTGGAAACGGTTGTGATGCGCCACCGTTACGGCAACAGCGTCTGCGTTTCAACGCAGGTCGGTTGCGCGATGGGCTGCCGTTTTTGCGCTTCTACCTTGAATGGCGTGAGCCGCAGTCTGACGACTGGTGAAATCCTTGACCAAGTGCTGTTCGCCGACGCTCTTTTAAAAGTTTCCGGACAAGGCGTCAACAGCATCGTCGTGATGGGGTCGGGCGAACCGATGGCCAACTACCAGGCAGTCGTCGACTTTATTCGACTTTGCCATGCCCCCTACTGTCTAAACCTCAGCTTACGCTCGGTTGCTGTGTCTACGGTCGGATTGGTACCGGGGATTGATCGATTGGCGGCCGAAGGGATGCCGCTTACGTTGTCAATTTCGCTGCATGCGGCGGATGATGTGACGCGTAGCCGCTTGATGCCGATGAATGACACGTATCCGATCCGAGAAGTCGTGGAAGCAGGACGACGATATGCTACGGCGACCGGACGCCGGGTGACTTATGAGTATACACTGATCGACGGAATAAATGACAGGGAATTTGATGCGCTCAATTTGAGCCGTTTGCTAAAAGGGCAGCTTTGCCATATTAACCTGATTCCGGTCAATCCTGTTCCGGAACAGGGGATGACTCCGCCGGACGCGAAGCATGTACAACGCTTTGCAGATTGGCTTGAGGCGCAGGGGCTCAGTGTGACGTTGCGCCGCGAAATGGGCGGCGACATCAAAGCGGCCTGCGGACAATTGCGAAAACGCCATCTGGAAGGGCGTGAAGCCGAGGGGACAGGCGAGTAG
- the rsmB gene encoding 16S rRNA (cytosine(967)-C(5))-methyltransferase RsmB has protein sequence MKAREIALRIINEVQNNGAYANIALAKELTRHSLQDQDRRFVTELVYGTVKAGETLDWMLSIYVARPLSKIPPVIRNVLRMGIYQLIFMDKVPASAACNQAAELAKIYGHAGTVKFVNGVLRTIARQPERIVYPDEKKEPALFLARKYCHPLWIVERWLKRLGREAVEELCRINNVTPTLTVRTNTLKISREELLARLAQEGVTAEASSAVPEGVVIHAHPALSSLVSLKEGLFQVQDESSMRVAHWLQPQPGELILDVCAAPGGKTTHIATLMENTGRVIALDIHEHKLELIHQNAERLGLSNIEPMLQDACAVDSIFPSLADRVLVDAPCSGFGVLRRRADARWRKKPEMLKELPELQRRILSSAAACVKPGGILVYSTCTTEEEENQAVIGWFLAQHTDFTLAPLPDDVSETPGMLQLWPQQDDSDGFFICRMRRK, from the coding sequence ATGAAAGCAAGGGAAATTGCCCTGCGAATTATTAATGAGGTTCAAAATAACGGCGCTTATGCGAATATAGCGTTGGCTAAAGAATTAACCCGTCACTCGCTGCAGGATCAGGATCGACGATTTGTGACGGAACTAGTCTACGGAACTGTGAAGGCAGGCGAGACGCTGGACTGGATGCTGTCGATTTACGTTGCGCGTCCACTTAGTAAGATTCCGCCAGTGATTCGCAATGTGCTCCGAATGGGAATTTACCAGTTGATTTTCATGGATAAGGTTCCTGCTTCGGCGGCTTGCAACCAAGCGGCTGAACTCGCCAAAATCTACGGACATGCCGGAACGGTGAAATTTGTCAATGGCGTATTGCGTACGATTGCGCGCCAACCGGAACGCATTGTCTATCCGGACGAGAAAAAAGAGCCGGCGCTGTTTTTGGCTCGGAAATATTGTCATCCGCTCTGGATTGTAGAACGTTGGCTGAAACGGCTCGGCCGCGAAGCCGTGGAAGAACTTTGCAGGATCAACAATGTGACGCCGACGCTGACGGTACGGACAAATACGCTTAAAATTTCGCGCGAGGAACTGTTGGCGCGTTTGGCGCAAGAAGGGGTTACTGCGGAGGCTTCAAGTGCAGTGCCGGAAGGCGTTGTGATCCATGCGCACCCGGCCTTGTCTAGCCTGGTATCGCTTAAAGAAGGTCTGTTTCAGGTTCAGGACGAGAGTTCGATGCGGGTTGCTCACTGGCTGCAGCCGCAACCGGGGGAACTGATCCTTGATGTTTGCGCTGCACCGGGCGGCAAGACAACGCATATTGCGACGTTGATGGAAAATACCGGACGTGTTATCGCGCTGGACATTCACGAACATAAACTGGAATTGATCCATCAGAATGCAGAGCGATTGGGGCTTTCCAATATTGAACCGATGCTGCAGGATGCCTGTGCAGTCGACTCGATATTTCCTTCGCTTGCGGATCGCGTCTTGGTTGATGCACCCTGTTCTGGTTTTGGCGTTCTGCGCCGCAGGGCTGACGCCCGCTGGCGCAAAAAACCGGAAATGTTAAAAGAGTTGCCGGAGCTGCAGCGGCGAATCTTATCCAGTGCTGCTGCTTGCGTTAAACCGGGCGGCATCTTGGTTTACAGTACCTGCACGACGGAAGAAGAGGAAAATCAGGCTGTTATCGGCTGGTTTTTGGCTCAGCATACGGATTTCACCCTCGCGCCGCTGCCGGACGATGTTTCAGAGACTCCGGGAATGCTGCAGCTTTGGCCGCAACAGGATGATTCGGACGGCTTTTTTATTTGCCGCATGCGGCGAAAGTAG
- a CDS encoding DUF116 domain-containing protein, translating to MINAMVRPKKRLFLALILVSLLLAAMSTYGLWVVSFPGLANISAYLPVLLGWALAFFLLVLAVGIGGVILTIAGFPTLTMFQAPAWSAVNLLFPLAIRIGRLLDVDKERIERSFIEASNHLVKNRGIHVPPERLLILTPHCLQHESCPHKITHDVSNCKNCGRCQVGELLEIARRHGCHLAVVTGGTLARKVIKGLRPKAVLAIACERDLTSGIQDVFPLPVIGVLNERPFGPCCNTRIDVDKVDEAVREFVVK from the coding sequence GTGATTAATGCGATGGTTCGACCGAAGAAACGGTTGTTTCTGGCGCTCATTTTGGTAAGCTTGCTGCTTGCGGCCATGTCTACCTATGGTTTATGGGTAGTGAGTTTTCCGGGGTTGGCGAATATAAGTGCATATCTGCCGGTGCTGCTGGGCTGGGCATTGGCTTTTTTTCTCTTGGTTCTAGCGGTGGGAATCGGCGGCGTCATATTGACGATTGCCGGTTTTCCTACGCTCACCATGTTCCAAGCTCCGGCCTGGTCGGCAGTCAACTTACTGTTTCCCTTGGCAATCAGAATCGGACGCTTGTTGGATGTAGACAAGGAACGCATCGAACGTTCCTTCATTGAAGCCAGCAATCATTTGGTAAAGAATCGGGGCATACACGTGCCGCCGGAGCGGCTGTTGATTCTTACGCCGCATTGCCTGCAGCATGAGAGCTGTCCACATAAAATTACGCACGATGTTTCAAACTGCAAAAACTGCGGCCGCTGTCAGGTTGGCGAGCTGTTGGAAATCGCGCGGCGTCATGGCTGCCATCTGGCGGTTGTCACGGGAGGAACCCTGGCGCGCAAAGTTATCAAAGGTTTGCGCCCGAAAGCGGTTCTTGCAATTGCCTGCGAGCGCGATTTGACGAGCGGCATCCAGGATGTATTTCCATTGCCGGTAATCGGTGTATTAAATGAACGGCCCTTCGGCCCATGCTGCAACACCCGCATCGATGTAGATAAGGTGGATGAAGCGGTAAGGGAGTTTGTCGTTAAATAA
- the fmt gene encoding methionyl-tRNA formyltransferase: MNKTRVVFMGTPDFAVPCLDILVKEGYEIVAVVTQPDRPRGRGQKVTFSPVKEAALMHGLEILQPKKIREPEALESLMALQPDIMVVVAYGQILPKTLLDLPKWGCINVHASLLPKYRGAAPIHWAIMEGETLSGVTTMHMDVGMDTGDMILREELSIDPDMTTGELHDALQAMGAKLLSKTLCLLLDGKAPRLPQGENATYASMLKRDMERLDWTLSAQQLHNRVRGLNPWPGAYTTFQNKNLKVWRTKQIDSALTELGGQPGEVLAMTENGFWLATGQGVLELLEVQPESKRRMTAKEFATGYQVKPGMILA; the protein is encoded by the coding sequence ATGAATAAGACACGTGTTGTTTTTATGGGAACGCCGGATTTCGCCGTTCCCTGTTTGGATATACTGGTCAAAGAAGGCTATGAGATTGTCGCAGTAGTGACGCAGCCCGATAGGCCGCGCGGACGGGGACAGAAGGTCACTTTTTCGCCGGTCAAAGAGGCGGCATTGATGCATGGCCTTGAAATCCTGCAGCCGAAAAAAATTCGCGAACCGGAAGCGCTGGAAAGTCTGATGGCGCTGCAGCCGGACATCATGGTCGTCGTTGCCTACGGTCAGATTTTGCCGAAGACTCTCTTGGATCTGCCGAAGTGGGGTTGTATTAATGTGCATGCCTCATTGTTGCCGAAGTATCGCGGTGCGGCTCCAATTCATTGGGCGATTATGGAAGGGGAAACGCTGAGCGGCGTTACCACAATGCATATGGACGTAGGAATGGATACGGGTGATATGATTTTAAGGGAAGAATTGTCGATTGACCCCGATATGACAACCGGTGAACTGCATGATGCGTTACAGGCAATGGGGGCGAAGCTACTTTCAAAGACGCTGTGTCTCTTGCTCGACGGCAAAGCGCCGCGCCTGCCGCAGGGTGAGAATGCCACCTATGCATCGATGCTAAAGCGCGACATGGAGCGTCTTGACTGGACTCTGTCGGCGCAGCAGCTTCATAACCGCGTCAGAGGCCTCAATCCTTGGCCGGGTGCATATACAACATTTCAGAATAAGAATCTTAAAGTGTGGCGAACAAAACAAATCGATAGTGCACTGACGGAGTTGGGCGGTCAGCCTGGAGAAGTTTTGGCTATGACGGAGAATGGTTTCTGGCTCGCTACCGGTCAGGGGGTACTTGAACTGCTTGAAGTGCAACCGGAATCGAAACGTCGCATGACGGCGAAAGAGTTTGCAACCGGCTACCAGGTCAAGCCGGGCATGATTTTAGCATAG
- the def gene encoding peptide deformylase, producing the protein MAMLEIRKAGDPVLKKQALPVERIDKRIKKLLDDMAETMYEADGVGLAAPQVGMSLQIIVVDAGDGLLEVINPSILKSEGSETGLEGCLSVPGVFGDVERCTKVVVEGLNRSGRKVRINAEGFLARVLQHEIDHLQGILFIEKAQTLQKGL; encoded by the coding sequence ATGGCGATGCTGGAAATCCGCAAAGCCGGTGATCCTGTCTTAAAGAAACAGGCTTTGCCGGTGGAACGCATAGATAAAAGAATTAAAAAATTGCTCGACGACATGGCAGAAACCATGTATGAAGCGGATGGCGTAGGCTTAGCCGCACCGCAGGTTGGCATGTCGCTGCAAATCATCGTCGTTGATGCCGGAGATGGATTGCTTGAAGTGATTAATCCGTCGATCCTAAAAAGTGAAGGTTCGGAAACGGGGCTAGAAGGTTGCCTGAGCGTACCGGGTGTATTTGGTGATGTGGAACGGTGTACGAAAGTAGTTGTCGAAGGCTTGAACCGCAGCGGGCGTAAGGTTCGCATTAATGCGGAAGGTTTCCTCGCACGGGTATTGCAGCATGAAATTGACCACTTGCAGGGGATTTTATTTATTGAAAAAGCACAGACTCTGCAGAAAGGGTTGTAA
- the priA gene encoding primosomal protein N', giving the protein MFRVAEVLLNINTRSLSKPFSYLIPDDAALVSDGWRVIVPVQNRMCEGFVVAVREAEATEAEKLREIAEVPDDEAWFDVNMLHTARWMSEYYLCSLTEAMRLFIPGKTGFKRELYYRLSDSAPSLFPDASDELLAALRSTAFVPAAKLRARFGTGVLDILAQWQRKGWLDVQRGGSNRLHAKYQNWLVRIGESETIVAYRENAKRAPVRQRLIDRLLQQPEIALAQLREEGFDTVQCRRLVEDGIAKLESRQIMRDSYAAQETQCQNFPPTLEQQVVLNAVEAGLEKRAHESFLLHGITGSGKTQVYILAALAARRQERQVIVLVPEIALTGQMVARFRDCFGDDVAVIHSKLSAGERFDAWKRLRQGQAGIAIGARSALFAPLTDIGLVIIDEEHEFSYKQEEAPRYHARKVAEARASEAGAVLLLGSATPSLESYHSALADQQRLLVMKERVDGAALPSVALVDMRAELKAGRRSVISQALRELLEEALAAGEQAILLLNRRGHSTFVLCRECGHVMTCEKCDVSLVYHQTSKRLQCHYCQANHATPDVCPACGSRYIRFFGTGTQKLEEELHKLLPTARVVRMDQDTTGAKFSHDRILKAFASGEYDILLGTQMVAKGHDIKNVTAVGILAADSVLNLPDFRAAERVFSLVAQASGRAGRGEKPGRVVVQTYQPEHYALQAGALQSYEAFYQQEIEHRQALKYPPCSEMVKFMLSGEKEEAVARLANDFAAAVRSLPGMLDGQLLGPFPAALYRVNNRFRMQVLLKGSELGRWKAALQSLLLERFPAVAVDVDPLNLL; this is encoded by the coding sequence ATGTTTAGAGTCGCAGAAGTGCTGTTGAATATTAATACGCGCAGCTTATCCAAACCGTTTTCCTATCTGATTCCAGATGATGCAGCACTCGTCTCAGATGGTTGGCGGGTTATCGTGCCCGTGCAAAACCGCATGTGCGAAGGCTTTGTCGTGGCGGTGCGAGAAGCGGAGGCGACGGAGGCGGAGAAGCTGCGGGAAATTGCGGAAGTGCCCGATGATGAAGCTTGGTTTGACGTCAATATGCTCCACACCGCGCGTTGGATGAGCGAATATTATCTGTGCAGTCTGACGGAAGCGATGCGCCTTTTTATACCGGGAAAGACCGGCTTTAAACGAGAACTTTATTATCGTTTGAGCGATTCGGCGCCAAGCCTATTTCCTGACGCAAGCGACGAGTTGCTTGCGGCGCTTCGTTCTACGGCTTTCGTACCGGCAGCTAAGTTGCGTGCGCGTTTTGGAACAGGCGTACTCGATATATTAGCGCAGTGGCAGCGCAAAGGCTGGTTAGACGTACAGCGCGGCGGCAGCAATCGCTTGCACGCTAAATATCAAAACTGGCTGGTGCGGATCGGAGAAAGCGAAACGATTGTCGCGTACCGGGAAAATGCCAAGCGAGCGCCGGTTCGGCAACGCTTGATTGATCGCCTCTTGCAACAGCCGGAAATAGCGCTGGCGCAGCTGCGGGAAGAGGGATTTGACACGGTGCAATGCCGCCGCTTGGTCGAAGATGGGATAGCGAAACTGGAAAGTCGGCAAATTATGCGCGACAGCTATGCCGCCCAAGAAACGCAGTGCCAAAATTTTCCGCCGACGTTGGAACAACAGGTTGTTTTAAATGCGGTTGAAGCGGGGCTTGAAAAACGCGCCCATGAATCGTTTTTACTGCATGGCATCACCGGCAGCGGTAAGACTCAGGTTTATATCCTGGCCGCTTTAGCGGCTAGGCGGCAAGAGCGGCAGGTTATTGTGCTAGTGCCGGAGATTGCTTTGACCGGACAAATGGTCGCTCGCTTTCGTGACTGCTTTGGCGATGATGTTGCGGTTATCCATAGCAAGCTTTCGGCAGGCGAGCGATTTGATGCGTGGAAACGACTGCGTCAGGGGCAGGCCGGCATCGCGATCGGTGCACGCTCCGCACTTTTTGCGCCGCTCACAGATATTGGCCTGGTTATTATTGATGAGGAACATGAATTTAGTTATAAGCAAGAAGAAGCGCCGCGCTACCATGCCAGAAAAGTGGCGGAAGCAAGAGCGAGTGAAGCGGGCGCCGTCCTATTGCTGGGCAGCGCGACGCCATCGCTCGAAAGTTATCACTCGGCATTGGCCGATCAACAGCGTTTGTTGGTCATGAAAGAAAGGGTAGACGGAGCGGCTTTGCCGAGTGTTGCGTTGGTCGACATGCGCGCTGAATTGAAAGCTGGGCGTCGCTCGGTTATTTCGCAGGCGCTGCGTGAATTGTTGGAAGAGGCGCTAGCGGCGGGTGAGCAGGCGATTTTACTGCTTAACCGCCGCGGCCATTCGACGTTTGTTCTCTGCCGTGAATGCGGTCATGTGATGACTTGTGAAAAATGCGATGTTTCATTGGTATATCATCAAACAAGCAAACGGTTACAGTGTCATTATTGCCAGGCCAATCATGCGACGCCGGATGTGTGTCCGGCATGCGGCAGCCGCTATATTCGCTTTTTTGGAACGGGAACGCAAAAACTGGAAGAGGAGCTGCACAAATTACTGCCGACCGCGCGGGTGGTTCGCATGGATCAGGATACGACCGGAGCGAAATTTTCACATGACCGCATCTTAAAGGCGTTTGCCAGTGGCGAATATGATATTTTGCTAGGTACGCAAATGGTGGCCAAAGGCCATGATATCAAAAATGTGACGGCTGTCGGAATTCTCGCGGCGGACAGCGTACTGAACCTGCCGGATTTTCGTGCTGCCGAACGGGTCTTTTCTTTGGTGGCGCAAGCATCAGGCCGGGCCGGCCGCGGCGAAAAACCGGGCCGGGTTGTCGTGCAGACCTATCAACCGGAACATTATGCATTGCAGGCTGGCGCGCTCCAGTCTTATGAAGCTTTTTATCAGCAGGAAATCGAACATCGTCAGGCGCTTAAATATCCGCCGTGCAGTGAAATGGTCAAATTCATGCTGAGTGGTGAAAAAGAGGAAGCGGTGGCGCGGCTGGCAAACGATTTTGCCGCAGCGGTAAGAAGTCTCCCCGGCATGCTCGACGGGCAGCTTCTCGGCCCATTCCCGGCGGCGCTATATCGTGTGAATAATCGATTTCGGATGCAGGTACTGCTCAAGGGAAGCGAGCTTGGGCGATGGAAGGCGGCGCTGCAGAGCTTGCTATTGGAACGTTTTCCCGCTGTGGCAGTCGATGTTGACCCGCTTAATTTATTGTGA
- the metK gene encoding methionine adenosyltransferase, which yields MTTKRVLFTSESVTEGHPDKIADQISDSVLDAILAQDPMGRVACETLVTTGMVHVVGEISTKCYVDIPKLVRETVKEIGYTRAKFGFDGDTCGVLISIDEQSSDIAMGVDKAQEAKKGGKDEADLIGAGDQGMMFGYATNETPELMPMPISLAHKLSRRLSEVRKSNLLDYLRPDGKTQVTVEYVDGKPVRVDTIVISTQHGPEVDLATIEKDLIEHVIKPIVPAEFLDAETKYYINPTGRFVIGGPQGDAGLTGRKIIVDTYGGMARHGGGAFSGKDPTKVDRSAAYAARYVAKNIVAAGLAEKCEIQLAYAIGIAHPVSILVETFGTAKVDEELIASLVKKHFDLRPAGIIKTLDLRRPIYRQTAAYGHFGRTDVELPWEKTDKAEILRKEAGL from the coding sequence ATGACGACAAAACGCGTACTCTTTACTTCAGAGTCGGTAACGGAGGGACATCCGGATAAGATTGCCGACCAAATCTCCGATTCCGTGTTGGATGCGATTTTGGCACAAGATCCGATGGGCCGTGTTGCCTGCGAAACATTAGTGACGACCGGTATGGTTCATGTGGTGGGCGAAATCAGCACAAAATGCTATGTGGACATTCCGAAACTGGTTCGGGAAACGGTAAAAGAAATTGGTTATACGCGGGCTAAGTTTGGCTTTGACGGCGACACTTGCGGCGTGTTGATTTCGATTGATGAACAATCGTCTGACATTGCGATGGGCGTTGACAAAGCGCAGGAAGCAAAAAAAGGCGGCAAAGATGAGGCCGATCTCATCGGTGCGGGCGACCAAGGCATGATGTTCGGTTATGCGACCAATGAAACGCCGGAACTTATGCCGATGCCGATTTCGCTGGCGCACAAGTTGTCGCGTCGTCTTTCTGAAGTGCGCAAGAGCAATCTGCTCGATTATCTGCGTCCCGATGGTAAGACTCAGGTTACGGTTGAATATGTCGACGGCAAACCGGTTCGCGTTGACACAATCGTTATTTCTACGCAGCATGGTCCCGAAGTGGACCTGGCTACGATCGAAAAAGACCTGATCGAACATGTGATCAAACCGATCGTTCCCGCCGAATTCCTTGATGCGGAAACGAAATACTACATCAATCCTACCGGTCGTTTCGTCATCGGCGGACCGCAAGGCGATGCCGGCTTGACTGGCCGCAAGATCATCGTCGATACTTACGGTGGTATGGCTCGTCATGGCGGCGGTGCGTTCTCCGGCAAGGATCCAACAAAGGTCGACCGTTCTGCGGCTTACGCGGCGCGTTATGTTGCAAAGAACATCGTAGCGGCTGGTCTGGCCGAGAAATGCGAAATCCAATTGGCATATGCGATTGGTATTGCGCATCCGGTTTCTATTCTGGTCGAAACATTTGGCACAGCTAAGGTTGACGAAGAGTTGATTGCCAGCCTGGTTAAGAAACATTTTGACCTGCGTCCGGCCGGCATCATCAAGACGCTCGATCTGCGTCGCCCGATCTATCGTCAGACAGCTGCTTACGGTCATTTTGGCCGTACCGATGTTGAGCTGCCGTGGGAAAAAACCGACAAGGCTGAAATTCTCCGCAAGGAAGCAGGTCTTTAG
- the coaBC gene encoding bifunctional phosphopantothenoylcysteine decarboxylase/phosphopantothenate--cysteine ligase CoaBC — protein MLTGKVIVVGVTGGIAAYKAVELVSRLRKQQAEVQVIMSRGATNFVTPLTFREISGNPVVVDMWDEPKSWNVEHIALALRADGFVIAPATANLIGKLANGLADDSLSTTLMATTAPVLLAPAMNSNMYQNPIVQQNIAKLTALGYRFLQPDCGMLACGVEGPGRLPEPERIVDAVIELLCPQLPLAGKKILVTAGGTREAIDPVRYIGNRSSGKMGYALAAAAASFGAEVVLVSGPVALDDPAGVRVIRVESAQEMMAAVLEEFPGSDITIKAAAVADYRPQTAAQHKIKKQAEQLTLVLEKNPDILAELGQRKQAGQLLIGFAAETQELLTHARGKLERKRLDMIVANDVSLPGAGFNSDTNIVKLLYANGHQEDLPQMDKQSLAIELLKRIIKLAEK, from the coding sequence ATGTTGACAGGCAAAGTCATCGTTGTAGGAGTCACCGGCGGCATAGCCGCTTACAAAGCGGTGGAACTGGTCAGTCGTCTGCGCAAGCAGCAGGCTGAAGTGCAGGTGATTATGAGTCGGGGCGCGACGAATTTCGTTACGCCGCTGACTTTTAGGGAAATCAGCGGCAATCCGGTTGTCGTTGACATGTGGGATGAACCGAAGAGCTGGAATGTGGAACATATCGCGTTGGCGCTGCGGGCCGATGGTTTCGTGATTGCGCCGGCGACGGCTAATTTAATCGGAAAACTGGCTAATGGTTTGGCCGATGACAGCCTTTCGACCACGCTGATGGCTACGACGGCGCCGGTTTTATTGGCGCCTGCAATGAACAGTAATATGTACCAAAATCCGATCGTTCAACAAAACATAGCAAAACTGACTGCGCTTGGCTATCGTTTTCTGCAGCCGGATTGCGGTATGTTGGCCTGCGGCGTGGAAGGTCCGGGACGTTTGCCGGAACCGGAACGGATTGTTGATGCCGTGATCGAGTTATTGTGTCCGCAGTTGCCTTTGGCTGGAAAAAAAATTCTGGTCACGGCGGGCGGTACGCGCGAAGCGATTGACCCGGTGCGCTATATCGGCAACCGTTCGAGCGGCAAGATGGGCTATGCATTAGCGGCCGCTGCGGCAAGTTTTGGCGCCGAAGTCGTCCTAGTCTCCGGACCTGTGGCGCTTGACGATCCGGCGGGCGTCAGAGTGATCCGGGTGGAATCGGCGCAGGAAATGATGGCGGCGGTACTGGAAGAATTCCCCGGTAGCGATATTACGATCAAGGCGGCGGCGGTTGCCGATTATCGACCGCAAACGGCTGCGCAGCATAAAATAAAAAAACAGGCGGAGCAGCTGACGCTGGTGCTGGAAAAGAATCCGGACATTTTAGCCGAACTGGGCCAACGCAAGCAAGCCGGACAGCTGTTAATCGGTTTTGCGGCGGAGACGCAGGAGTTGCTCACGCATGCACGCGGCAAACTGGAACGCAAACGTCTGGATATGATTGTCGCCAATGATGTAAGTTTGCCGGGGGCGGGCTTCAACAGCGACACGAATATCGTGAAACTGTTGTATGCGAATGGACACCAAGAAGACTTGCCGCAGATGGACAAACAAAGTCTGGCAATAGAACTGCTGAAAAGAATTATTAAATTAGCGGAAAAATAA
- the rpoZ gene encoding DNA-directed RNA polymerase subunit omega, protein MINPSLDVLVKKVDSKYTLVVLAAKRARELMDGAQALVECPSHKHVTIALEEIAQDKVSYERTKSGIK, encoded by the coding sequence ATGATTAATCCATCATTAGACGTCTTGGTAAAGAAAGTGGACAGCAAATATACGTTGGTGGTTTTGGCTGCCAAACGGGCACGGGAACTTATGGATGGAGCGCAAGCGTTGGTGGAATGCCCGTCGCACAAACATGTGACGATTGCGCTGGAAGAAATTGCGCAAGACAAGGTGTCCTATGAAAGGACGAAAAGCGGCATCAAATAG
- the gmk gene encoding guanylate kinase, with translation MARKGNLIVVSGPSGAGKGTICQEMFRQHCDLQYSISATTRAPRTGEVDGVNYLFVAKAQFETMIEQDDLLEWAEVYGNYYGTPRSYVMEMLASGKDVVLEIDTQGALQVKKKFPEGIFIYIVPPSLEELSKRIYNRGTDAPDVIERRLSCAKEELICASEYNYVVVNDQLDQAVDKVRAIIVAERCRVQRNLDVVDEVLHTSC, from the coding sequence ATGGCAAGGAAGGGCAATTTAATCGTGGTATCCGGGCCTTCCGGTGCCGGCAAGGGAACAATCTGTCAGGAAATGTTCCGACAACATTGCGATTTGCAATATTCTATTTCTGCCACCACGCGCGCGCCTCGTACCGGCGAAGTGGATGGCGTAAACTATCTTTTTGTTGCTAAAGCCCAGTTTGAAACAATGATTGAGCAGGATGACCTGCTGGAATGGGCTGAGGTATACGGAAATTACTACGGTACACCGCGCAGTTATGTTATGGAGATGTTGGCTTCCGGCAAAGATGTGGTCTTGGAAATCGATACCCAAGGGGCATTGCAGGTGAAAAAAAAATTCCCCGAGGGTATTTTCATTTACATCGTGCCGCCGTCGCTTGAAGAATTGTCGAAACGGATTTATAACCGAGGCACAGATGCGCCGGATGTGATTGAACGACGCTTGAGCTGTGCGAAAGAAGAATTAATTTGTGCCAGCGAATACAATTACGTGGTCGTCAACGATCAGCTGGATCAAGCCGTAGATAAAGTTCGTGCTATCATTGTTGCCGAGCGTTGTCGTGTGCAGCGGAATCTGGATGTTGTGGACGAAGTGCTGCATACTTCCTGTTAA
- the remA gene encoding extracellular matrix/biofilm regulator RemA, with protein MEIKLINIGFGNIVSANRIISIVSPESAPIKRIIQEARDRGMLIDATYGRRTRAVIITDSDHVILSAVQPETVAHRLASKDSDEGAE; from the coding sequence ATGGAAATTAAACTTATCAATATCGGCTTTGGAAACATTGTCTCCGCGAATCGAATTATTTCCATCGTCAGTCCTGAGTCGGCGCCCATTAAGCGGATCATCCAAGAAGCGAGGGACCGCGGCATGCTGATTGACGCTACCTATGGACGCCGGACGCGCGCCGTGATCATCACGGACAGCGATCATGTTATCCTTTCGGCAGTGCAACCAGAGACCGTAGCCCATCGGTTGGCCAGCAAGGATAGCGATGAAGGTGCAGAGTAA